From Zonotrichia leucophrys gambelii isolate GWCS_2022_RI chromosome 19, RI_Zleu_2.0, whole genome shotgun sequence:
GTAAAAGGAGTTCTGGGTGATCAATTAACTTTAAAGCACACACAgactctgctttttctgctggaGGGCTCTGTAATCAGCAAAATTAAACCAATCGCTGTGTTCTGTGCCAGGTGCTTGCTCAGAACTCGGGCTATGATCCCCAGGAGACGCTGGTGAAGGTGCAGGCAGAGCACATGGAGTCAGGGCAGCTCACTGGGGTTGATCTCAACACTGGTAAGTTCTCCCTCAGCCACAGGCTGGTGCTCCAGTAAGAACCTGGCTCAGCTCTGAAGCACAAAGGGCTCTGAGTGCAGACAGATTTATCTTTATTGATAAAAAGCTGCACGGAAGCCTTGGCAGTCAGGCTGCTGTAGTTCAGTGTGTGCTGATTTGAGGTTTTTAGAGGATAAGGCACACTGTTGGATACAGTGAGAGATATCAGATGTCAGCCAGCAAAAAGTCTCTGTGTGAACTGGTTTTTTAAAGGCTCTTCACTTGTGTTGCAGGGGAGCCcatggtggctgcagcagctggaatctGGGATAATTACAATGTCAAAAAGCAGCTGCTTCATTCATGGTAAGGCTGGCAGGATTTCACTTGTAACATTACTCTGTGTGTGTTCAGGTGATGTAAAACTGGGGATCCCATGTACAGCAAGATGTCTTGAAACACAAAAATGAAGCTGAGTTTGGCAATTGTAACaatatttctttgctgtttccCTGTTTCCAGCACGGTGATTGCCAGCAACATTCTCCTGGTGGATGAAATCATGAGGGCTGGGATGTCCTCCCTgaagggctgagctggagctgctccctgtggaaTTTCTCCAGGGAATCCAGCCCAGggccctgtcctggctgtggtgGAGTCACTCTGCCATGAGGGGCAGCCCCCTTGGTACCACGGCCACCCAAAATCTCAGCAACTTAATCAAAGATTTGGCTCTAAAAAggagttatttatttttgatttcACTGAACTGTGTGGCTGCAGTTGCTTTCCATTTTTACCCAATAAACTGTTCTGTTCTGTGCTTTGGGTGTCTGTTCTTTAAACCTCCTGAGTCCTACTCTTGGCAATTTTGTGAAATTACCACTCAAGACTTCAGTGAAAttactgctgctgtgggagcagggtgggatcagATCTGGAATTTGttcagtaaattttaaaaactggatTAAGGCAATCACATAATAGTTTTGTACTTGCTTATGAATAAAACTGAGTTCACTGCAGAATGGCTTGTGGGGGGTGGTGAAGAACCTGTTTTAAGGGTTGGATTTTTAATAGTGATGCTTCTGCATTATTTATGGATAATCAGTGCCAGAGCAGGTCTGGGCAGAGCTTCCAGTGGGTTCGTGGCAGGGGAAGAGCCTCCTGCCCTCTGGAATGATTTTCCCTAAAACCAGCGGTGCTTTGTGTTAAGAGGAATCTCCTTCTTCTGtcaaaccttacaaaaaccccTCAACCACCCAAAAAAGCCTCTTTTGTGTGGCTCCGGTGCCCGGTACTTTCAGCCCCGTGTGCAGCCGCGGAGGGACAGAAATCCCCGTTGTTTTTCTCAGAGTTCCCTAGAGCTAACACTGAGAAACCCACAACTCAAGCAGCATTTCACAGTCTCTCAACTAAGTGGAAAGAACATTTCCATTCTCCAACACACAGCATCTTCGAAAGAGAAAAAGATTACTGTGAAATTATTGTAACTATAATAAGACACCAAATACTCTCACATTGTAAAAACAGCCCACTCTCCACCCTGCTTGCCTGCTCACATTACTTTTCTGAACCTGACTGTTATAAATCCAAATAAAGTCATTTGTTTGTCCAAGTCGTACTTCAGCTTGCAATCCTTTTTTCTAGCCTGGAGTGGTGCACACAGCCCCTCTAAAGCACACTCACCTCTTTAACACCCTGCCTGCTCTTGTTGTGTGCCAGCCACTACATGTTGGATGCTCCTTGCTGTCCCAATTCAACCAGTATCAAGTCAAAACTGGAAGTCAGTTGTTCAGATTCCCCGTTCCTACAGCCCCGATGCCCCGGAAGCGCTTCCCGAGCCCGCAGCGCCTCCGGGTCGGGCCCGCGGCTCCTCCGCGGCTCCGGGATGGGAGCGgcggggctggtgctgctgtgctgcgGGGTGCTGGGGGCTCAGCGCGGTGAGAGCCCCGACATCCCCCCTGGcacccctaaaatcccccctcgtaccccccaaatcctcccctgGTATCCCCAAGATCCTCCCCTGGCtcccccctcctgctgctgccccagccggGGATCGCTCCCCTCCCGACAATGGGGTTTTAAATGCGGACATCCATCGCTGTCACCCCTTCCAGCACACGCAGGGACCTCCCGTCGCTATCCGCGCCCGACCagtgtttaaaaatgaaatttgtaCTGAATTTGTGCCTTTTCAGCGCTCGCAGAGGATGGGAGCATGGTGCAGCTGCCCGGGGGCACCTTCCAGATGGGGTCCCTGCAGAGGAGCGGCGAGGAGGAGCCCgccagggaggtgacagtgaAGCCCTTTGCCCTGGACAAACACCCGGTGACAAACAGGGACTTCAGGTGAGCTCGGGTGGCTGCGGGGAGGGCAGGgccagctgtgtgccagctgtgtgccagctgtTCCGGGGCTGCTTCCTGGCGTCTGAAAGCAAATACTTGGGTGCTCATTGGAAAAAATGTGTCTGTCAATAGGAAATCAATGTCACAGGTGCAAGCTGAACCATCGTGGTGGTGTAGCTTGCAAAcacacttttatttccttttttttgtcctttttccccttctctttcctcttttttttcttctctttttcatctcctgctcttcctttttttctcctcctcctctcttctttttttcttctcctcctcctcctgtccttctcctctccctattctttctcttcttctctctccactcttctcttctcttctcttcttctcttcttctcttctctctctcttctcttctcttctcttctcttctctctcttctcttttcttctcttctcttcccttcccttccttcccttccttccttccttcttccttccttccttccctccttcccttcccttccttcttccttccttccttcccttccttcctctcatctccatctccatctccatctccatctccatctccatctccatctcttcttctccttttccaccaacagcagccacagcttttattggcttttaagggattttttctCTCCACAATTACAGAAACCTGAGTGCAGGCTGACTTTACCTGCACAGGTGACATAAAAACTAACAAATCTGTGGAAAGATGCTCACTGGACTGTTTTTATCTGTTAAATCTAAATTAAACCATCTGGAGCTGGGGGGGGGCCTGTAAGTTTTGTACATTTTGCCTTGCTCTGAACTCGTTGCATGAACAGATTTGTGAGGCAGAGCTTGAAGAACTCTTACCCAGAGCATGTTGTGTTTATGCCAGGGAGTTTGttagagaaaagaaatacaaaacagaagcagaagcaTTTGGCTGGAGCTTTGTCTTTGAGGATTTCGTATCTgaagagctgaaaaaaaaagtcacccaAAAACTGGAGGTAAATGTGAATCCTATGACGAGTTTGGTGTTGCTTTTccactgaggagcagctgcctctttgcagagcctgctgctctcagaggtTTTGCTTTAATCTgaggttgttttgcttttgaacCTCAGCAGGATTGAGCTGGGTTGATTTATGTGCTCCTCTATTTCCATGCTCTGTGAGCTGTCAGTCTGGgctccagggagctgggaggaagTAAAATGTGTTTCAAAGTACTTCAATAATCCAACTTAAATATAGAAAAACTGAACAGCATGAGCCTCTTGATctgttttcacttttaaaagcctctgctctgtgggaaAGCAGCATCCAAATGTCTGTGATAACCCAGCTCAATTTCCTGACTAACACACCCTGCTGTGGGACGGTGTCACCAGTTCACCTTTAATCCTGGTGTCATTTCTTTCCCCAGTCAGCCCCGTGGTGGCTGCCCATCGAGAAGGCTTTTTGGAGACAGGTGAGTAAAATCCTGGTGTGGGTAAAATCCTGGTGTGGTAAAATCTTGATGTAATAAAATCCTGGTGTGGTAAAATCCTGGTGTAGTAAGGTGATTTCCTTTCTGCAGCCCTTTTGTAAAGGTAAAATCCTGGTGTAATAAAATCCTGGTATGGTAAAATCATGGTGTGATAAAATCCTGCTGTAATAAAATCCTTGTGTGGTAAAATCCAGGTGTGGTAAAATCTTAGTGTGATAAAATCCTGGTATGGTAAAATCCTGGTGTAGTAAAATCTGGATGTAGTAAAATCCTGCTGTGGTAAAATCAGGGTGTGATAAAATCCTGGTATGAGTAAAATCCTGATGTGATAAAACCCTGATGTGATAAAATCCTGGTATGAGTAAAATCCTGTTGTGGTAAAATCCTGATGTGATACAATTCTGGTGTGTTAAAATCCTGGTGTGTTAAAATCTTGGTGTGGTAAAATCCTGGTGTGATAAAGTCCTGGTGTGGTAAAATCCTGGTGTGATACAATTCTGGTGTGATAAAATCCTGGTGTGATAAAATCCTGGTGTGGTAAAATCCTGATGTGATAGAATTCTGGTGTGGTAAAATCTTGGTGTGATAAAATCCTGGTGTGGTAAAATCCTGGTGTGATAAAATCCTGGTGTGTTAAAATCCTGGTGTGATACAATTCTGGTGTGATGACTCCTCTCTATGCTGGGAGCTCgtgtgtgttgtgtgtgctGAACCTTATTGacaaaaaataagtgaaaaaccATTTTCCATCCTTTCATCTCTTCCCACCCCTCATTCCCTTTGTAATGAAAACTGCATAAAATTCATTCCAATGTGCTTCAATCCCTGGCAGCCCTCAGGCCCTGGCTCCAGCAtcaaggacaggctggattACCCCGTGCTGCACGTGAGCTGGAACGATGCTCAGGCCTTCTGTGCCTGGCAGGGGAAGCGGCTCCCGTCGGAGGAGGAGTGGGAGTTTGCTGCCAGGGGAGGCCTGCAGCGTACGTAGCACAAGCTCTGAGCTCTTCCCAAAGCAGGCATGGAGTGCTCGTGGTTCCACCAGATCCAACcctgtagtaaacccctcaggtttagccagggccccttggagaatagaatgctgacacagcagcaaagaagtttcctgtctccagggacatccgccttgtaccttatccctatagccatggaaggcaatattgtgttaaaccctactattggtcacttatggtcactctgacacctttgccattggtcaggattggatccaggccaagggtataacaGTAGCACACTGTACCCCTGCTAactgggaagaagaagagctgagacccttcctggaccctacaataaagccatactcgtggaacagccagcgtcttctgcttctcctctctctgccgtctgctggagccttaggccaagggaaaagctacctagcaagcaaagctgaaatcacaagagctgcctgatcactaagagctgaatattccctgcttgctaggggctgacccgcggccttggtctgagagcgagctggcttctagcacccagtccccttggggactgagctctggagctgtaacagcttgcataggataagaccaagcaaggctcatttacaaccctccctccagggaTGTTCCCAGATGTTGATTTGAAGGGGGTTTGAACCACTTCTTTTGGCCTGAGAGGGTGGTAATATTAATaattcataaaataaattaataaaacttCAGTAGCTCAAGGTGAGTAGAAAAGGAGAATCCTGAAAGCCTGGCTGGAGTGACCACGGTTAACAAGTGTCTTTTCCTCCCTGGCAGAAAGGATGTACCCCTGGGGAAACAAGTTCCAGGCAAACCGTACAAACCTGTGGCAGGTAAGGTCCTAAAAATCATCCCATCCATGGAGGGGTAAAAATCATCCCATCCATGCTGGGCTAAAAATCATCCCATCCATGGTGGGGTAAAAATCATCCCATCCATGCTGGGCTAAAAATCATCCCCTCCATGCTGGGCTAAAAATCATCCCATCCATGGTGGGGTAAAAATCATCCCATCTAAGCTGGGCTAAAAATCATCCCATCCATGCTGGGCTAAAAATCATCCCACCCGTGCTGGGCTAAAAATCATCCTATCTATGCTGGGGTAAAAATCATCCCATCTATGCTGGGCTAAAAATCATCCCATCCATGGTGGGGTAAAAATCATCCCATCCATGGAGGGGTAAAAATCATCCCATCCATGCTGGGCTAAAAATGATCCCACCCATGCTGGGTTAAAAATCATCCCATCCATGGTGGGCTAAAAATCATTCCATCTGTGCTGGGCTAGAAATCATCCCATCCATGGTGGGCTAAAACTCATCCCACCCATGATGGGCTAAAAATCATCCCATCCATGGTGGGGTAAAAATCATCCCATCCATGCTGGGTTAAAAATTATCCTGTCCATGCTGGGCTGTCCTCAGGGGGGGTGCCACTGAGTGAGGGTGTCCTGGGAAACACTGAAACAGCTTCTGAGGGGCTGTAAAATACCCTCAGAGGGAGCAGGCTCAGCCCATCCTCTCTGGGAAAGCAGAATTTTACTGCTtccaaaaattcacaaatttgTTTGAAGAGGAAACTTGGGACAACTTCAGGTGGTTGATCTCTCTTGACCAGCATAAATGGCCAGCAGAGAGTTATTTGCCTGCTTGGagtgtggcacagccctgtgaggagcagggtttggggtttttctggggtGGTTCTTTGCTGGGAGTGATCTCTGTTCCCCCAGGGTGATTTCCCTCGGGGGGACACGGCTGAGGACGGCTTCCACGGCGCCTCCCCGGTGACAGCCTTCCCTGCCCAGAACAGCTACGGTACACAGCaccctcaccctgctctggggacGGCAGCTGCTCCCTCAATTAGTGCTAATTATCaaatcctgcagctgggcagagtTTAGATGTGTGGGGTCTGGAGTAGAGGGAAAGCATCGATGGTTGGGGCTGGAGTTGGCTGAGATGCACCTGCTGCACTTCAGGCACCAAACCAGctccttttaattaaaactggGTTGTTTTGCAGCTCAGTGGGGTGTAACAAAAATTCCAAGGACATTTTCTGACTGCCATGTCCTCGTGCACTGTTTGAAATACAGTGAGGAATTTCTTCAGCCTCACCGTTAAACCACGCTCTTGAACGATCCTTTGAACGTTGTTCCCCCTCCCATACACCAAATTTACATTTCTTGTATACCTGATTCTGTTCTAATTCTGACACAAAACCATCTCAGGGCTCTATGACCTGCTGGGAAACACCTGGGAATGGACAGCATcagaattcccagctccaggaaggGCACCCAGGGCTCAGAAGATGCAGGTGCTGAGAGGGGCCTCGTGGATTGACACTGCAGATGGCTCTGCCAACCACAGAGCTCGTGTCACCACCAGGTACGTCTGGCCCAAGGATTTCCTCtgggttggttttattttaaaagatgtttgTTTGTTCCTACATGATTTTTTTGAGAAGCAGTTGGCAGAGCACACTAGAAATATGGCTAAAACCACTCCTGCTATAAATCCATTCCTAAAGGCTTCTTAAATCATGTTTTCCAGCAGGTATTAATAACTAAATGCTTTTCCCTAAGTTATTCAGGGGAATTGGAAGATGTTTTCAGGCTGTTCTAGCAGGTCACATTAGGGTTGTGAGTGTTGTAACATATTGTGGATATGTGTAATGAGGAAGGATCCCTGATTTTGGGTctctctttccctgtgaggatggggaACACGCCAGACTCTGCCTCTGACAACCTCAGCTTCCGCTGCGCTGCCGACatccctcctgtgccagcctggaaaagccagagcaaagctgagctctgagggctcCCTGGGAACACCTGAGGCATTTTCTCCTGTGGAGATGAACAGGAACCCCCAGCTGTCACTTCCATGAAACCCCAattgtttctaaaattaaaaaataatttcaaccTTTTCAGTGCTGGCATGTCTGGGTGGGAGCAGTGATTGGGAAGGCAGGAAGGGGGGGTTGTCTTTAGTGTCCTTTTGGTGTGGGAGatgctccagctctcctgttgTTGTCCATGTAAAGCAGAGAGATGCATGTGTGGGAtgggccagagctgctctgacctccagccccagtgaggagacacccagagccccctgtgcccatcagggtggggctgccagggggaaAGTGATGGGGGCACATCCCTGGAAGGGGGAGTCATAATCAGTCCCCATTCCCTTGGGAAGTCCCAGCTTTGGAGCAGTGCTGAGCCTTCCCAGAAGCAAAACAAGGCACCTTCATTGGCATTTGACAAAATGCTGTGTGTGACAGATGTGTGTGACAAACCAGTGCCCCACGTCTCCCACGAGTTATAGCAAGCACAaactctctgagctctgcaccAAACTGTCCAGGAGCCTTGACCACAAGGGTAGGCAAGAACACTGCTCAGGGATCCACCTCAAACTGTCCCAAAACAGGCACTGCAGGTGCCTGAGGGCTGAGCCTTCcccatggggagctgcagctggttcTGGCTCTGTTAAATGTGGCTTTTCCAAACCATTCCTCCAGTGAGACACACCGCAGGAGCAACTTATTTCCTGGGTTTGTATTTGCATCAGTCGTGAgccaagtgaaaaaaaaacttaaaaaccccagaaatcaCCATGTTGTTTTCCAAGATTTTACTCGCCTTACAGTGAGCCAaaccaggggctgggcagggatcaGAAGAGCCCCTCCTCGGTGGCCAGGGTGAGCAGGATGGCCTTGCAGGTGTTCTCAAAGAGGGCAGCTCTGTTCTGGGCCTCCCCCTTCTTCACCCAGTGGCGGTAGGTGCGGAAGGCGCAGGCGTCGATGAGCTTGCGGACGGGCTTGAGGGCGTAGGGGTCCCTGACCACCAACTCCCTGGTCACTGACTTCACCTGCCTGTACTGGTAGTAAATCCTCACCGAGGCCAGCACGGTCAGGCAGAtcacctggggcacagggaacaGCCTGGCAGTCAGGGGAATCCTCCCAGAACAGCCTGGCAGTCAGGGGAATCCTCCCAGAACAGCCTGGGATTCAGGGGAATCCTCCTAGAGCAGCCTGGGATTCAGGGGAATCCTCCCAGAACAGCCTGGCAGTCAGGGGAATCCTCCCAGAACAGCCTGGGATTCAGGGGAATCCTCCTAGAGCAGCCTGGCAGTCAGGGGAATCCTCCTAGAGCAGCCTGGGATTCAGGGGAatcctcccagagcagcctgggattcAGGGGAATCCTCCCAGAACAGCCTGGGATTCAGGGGAATCCTCCCAGAACAGCCTGGGATTCAGGGGAatcctcccagagcagcctggcagtcAGGGGAatcctcccagagcagcctgggattcAGGGGAATCCTCCCAGAACAGCCTGGGATTCAGGGGAATCCTCCCAGAACAGCCTAGGACTCAAGGGAATTCCCACAACAGCCTGGCATTCAGGGAAAttctcccacagcagcctgggatttttgggaattctcccACAACAGCCTGGGATTCAATGGAATTCCCTCAATGGAGTGGTCCCAGTGCATCACCCCATGTGGAGGAGTCAGGAGGGAGCTCAGTGCCTGGCACAGTTTAGTTTCTGCAAGGTTGGCAAAGGGCAGGAGTTCATTCCAGGGAATCACAGCATGGTTTGAGTTAAAAGGGAATTTAAAGCCCATttcactccctgccatgggcagggatgtctttgcctatcccaggttgctccaagccctgtccagcctggccttggacacttccagggatggggcagccacagcttctctgggaaacctctgccagggcctcagcactctcacagccaagaatttctCCCCACTATCCCATCTGACCCTGCCCtctggaagccattcccccttgccctGTCTCTCCATCctttgtccaaagtccctctccagctctcttggaagCAATGGAAggggctctaaggtctccctATGGCTTCTCTTCTCCTGGCTGAACTCTCCAGctctttcagtgatttttttttttggaggtgaGAGGCagtttctcccttctcccttaaCTCCCTCCTGTGAGGGAGTGCTTGGTCTGCACCCAGGTTGCCACATCCTCCCAAAACCCATCCCCATCAGCCTTCCCCAACCCATCCCAGTGccggctcctgcagctcccagccccatccccaccttgAATTTGCGGAAGGGGCTGAAGTGCCGGACCTCCTCCACGTCGTACTGCTGGAAGAAGGGGTGTGCCAGCGCCTCGCCCGCCGTGTACCGCTGCcgcgggtccaccaccaggaacCGCGAGATCTGCAGGGGGAGCCGCTCGCTCTGAGCTATCCCAGGGCTCTGCAACGCCCCCTCCACTCCGGGTTTTCCCAGCCCGAGCACCTACCAAGTCCTTGACGGTGTCAGAGCGGTCATCCCACTCCGGGGAGCCGAACTGGTAATCGCCGTTCATGATCATGCGCAGCATCAGCATCTGCTTGCGGTGCCAGAAGGGCGGCGAGCCGGCCAGCAGGGTGTACATGATCACCCCGGTGCTccacctgtgggcagcagggtgtaCCTGATCACCCCTGTGCTCCAtttgtgggcagcagggtgtaCATGATCACCCCTGTGCTCCAtttgtgggcagcagggtgtaCCTGATcaccccgtgggcagcagggtgtaCATGATcaccccgtgggcagcagggtgtaCCTGATCACCCCTGTGCTccacctgtgggcagcagggtgtgcATGATcaccccgtgggcagcagggtgtgcATGATCACCCCTGTGCTccacctgtgggcagcagggtgtaCCTGATCACCCCTGTGCTCCATTTGTTGGCAGCAGGGTGTACATGATCACCCTCATGCTccacctgtgggcagcagggtgtaCCTGATCACCCCTGTGCTCCATTTGTTG
This genomic window contains:
- the SUMF2 gene encoding inactive C-alpha-formylglycine-generating enzyme 2; the encoded protein is MGAAGLVLLCCGVLGAQRALAEDGSMVQLPGGTFQMGSLQRSGEEEPAREVTVKPFALDKHPVTNRDFREFVREKKYKTEAEAFGWSFVFEDFVSEELKKKVTQKLESAPWWLPIEKAFWRQPSGPGSSIKDRLDYPVLHVSWNDAQAFCAWQGKRLPSEEEWEFAARGGLQQRMYPWGNKFQANRTNLWQGDFPRGDTAEDGFHGASPVTAFPAQNSYGLYDLLGNTWEWTASEFPAPGRAPRAQKMQVLRGASWIDTADGSANHRARVTTRMGNTPDSASDNLSFRCAADIPPVPAWKSQSKAEL